One genomic segment of Linepithema humile isolate Giens D197 chromosome 5, Lhum_UNIL_v1.0, whole genome shotgun sequence includes these proteins:
- the tio gene encoding protein tiptop isoform X3 — protein MPRRKQHAPQRMKWEDGVEGSAPGTDLQGEEGDCVDEDGPISPSERGCAPAAKEDEDAEGTDEEDDEEASPPTPPPSATSRLNPTILRDTGPPDREQMSPRCPSRDSRESSGPATGSPPPPATRSSASPVSPSSIVPLPFGNHPLLPPQSAAVMAAYLQQTHQRLLLGHSPLSRGSVSPLVSSSCSPPAATPGLLVSPTSIGEISPSATPLPAVLDFSTRKVSTSAEEDEEEQILNLSKPPTPSSSTETNNGPLDLSVSSRKRPGPEDSPPPPPRKSSRLASSTNPTNLPETAAGVTSSGFGRPPVVSPWTSPVVASHFPYFAAAVAAAATSQQQLSPKSTSGVVDHHQLWNGKMKPPAALDKPYQPSEATKALEKMSELSKLGGEDLFRSSSGGGNTTGANASATTSSSRHSAWQSHWLNKGADQAKDVLKCVWCKQSFPTLAAMTTHMKEAKHCGVNMPVPPPAQGIHSQQTTMPTIPPPQQPHQPQTSSNNSGSNSSVAPSNKQSPSDLNLLIKETMPLPRKLVRGQDVWLGKGAEQTRQILKCMWCGQSFRSLAEMTSHMQQTQHYTNIISQEQIISWKSSDESKGSGATGGAGGGGSVAGGGSSAGVQPGGGSAPHGGNNGGPGAGATSSHVSAVLTCKVCDQAFSSLKELSNHMVKNSHYKEHIMRSITESGGRRRQTREKRKKSLPVRKLLELERAQNEFKNGDAAAGLTHSLGKHAGRITCEKCGDKIETPLFVEHIRQCIGAGTVSGSQRNFLKNALMSNHLSATLPPSESGRKSVNEETSSISSRHHRSPSSASDATTPGKDTPTPNTNDNAAPIGTSPSVLNAIEKLIEKSFDSRVRHGTPGLHHAQPGAPMGTSILKRLGIDESVDYTKPLVDPQTMNLLRSYQQQQHQQQHYNASAAARRERSGSESSSISERGSGRTDTMTPERRMDLSATSHERHSSSLSHHHRVTPEKQTAPLPPSRHHQPTEESGDEEPSTVVVKKEPRDEETEERGANEEEQQQQQQQQQQSTREVFVKKEVVDDRDEEDQSSYNHRRSSLHEAPEDGREGLSPRMNPPTPRPTSQVEQVARSPCRNSTSSPTSSDRSVTPRGTPDTKASSSLGALSSMFDSLSGGGGGGSGGNVDSQGRKTSSHPLAALQKLCDKTETRGSSASGASRSGGGSATTIGSSSGSAAGTTGPGPGPTPGAILAFSWACNDAVVTADSIMKCAFCDTPFISKGAYRHHLSKMHFVKDGVIPDPLTIGRSAAAAAVAAATAASQGTSGGPSRNSSSPPTSQRNKSPPIPQANGSPSQSAASPLEESPHSKFLKYTELAKQLSSKYV, from the exons GGGAGGACGGCGTCGAAGGCTCTGCGCCCGGTACGGACCTCCAAGGCGAGGAGGGCGATTGCGTTGACGAGGATGGCCCTATTAGTCCCAGCGAGAGGGGCTGTGCGCCCGCTGCCAAGGAGGACGAGGATGCCGAGGGAACGGACGAAGAGGACGACGAGGAGGCATCGCCACCTACGCCTCCGCCCTCCGCCACCTCGAGGTTAAACCCGACTATCCTGAGAGACACAGGACCTCCGGACAG GGAGCAAATGAGTCCGCGCTGTCCCTCGAGAGACTCTCGGGAATCGTCCGGTCCGGCGACCGGAAGTCCCCCACCACCCGCCACCAGGAGCAGCGCGAGCCCGGTCAGTCCAAGTAGTATCGTGCCTCTACCTTTCGGAAATCACCCCCTGCTACCGCCCCAGTCAGCAGCGGTCATGGCGGCGTACCTGCAACAGACTCATCAGCGCCTCCTCCTCGGCCACTCGCCCTTGTCGCGCGGCTCGGTGTCGCCACTGGTTTCTTCCTCGTGTTCGCCACCGGCCGCCACCCCCGGTCTTCTGGTCTCGCCCACCAGCATCGGAGAGATCTCGCCGTCGGCGACACCGCTGCCAGCCGTGTTGGATTTTAGCACGAGGAAGGTGTCCACCTCCGCCGAGGAGGACGAAGAGGAACAGATATTGAATCTCAGCAAACCGCCTACGCCGTCATCCTCGACGGAAACGAACAACGGTCCGCTGGATCTCTCGGTATCCAGCAGAAAACGACCCGGTCCGGAGGactcgccgccgccgccaccgcgcAAGTCGTCGAGACTGGCTTCCTCGACGAATCCTACGAATCTTCCGGAAACGGCGGCGGGTGTCACGTCATCCGGCTTCGGTCGACCGCCCGTCGTGTCGCCCTGGACGTCGCCGGTGGTGGCCTCGCACTTCCCGTATTTCGCcgcggcggtggcggcagcGGCTACTAGTCAGCAGCAGCTCTCGCCGAAGAGCACCAGCGGCGTGGTGGATCATCATCAGCTCTGGAACGGGAAAATGAAGCCGCCAGCGGCGCTGGACAAACCGTATCAGCCCAGCGAAGCCACGAAGGCGCTCGAGAAGATGAGCGAATTGAGCAAACTCGGCGGCGAGGATCTCTTCAGATCGTCCTCCGGCGGTGGCAATACAACCGGCGCCAACGCATCGGCGACAACGTCCAGCAGTCGTCACAGCGCCTGGCAATCTCACTGGTTGAACAAGGGCGCCGATCAAGCGAAGGACGTTCTGAAATGCGTGTGGTGCAAGCAGAGCTTCCCCACGCTGGCCGCAATGACGACGCACATGAAAGAAGCGAAGCACTGCGGCGTCAACATGCCCGTGCCGCCGCCAGCGCAGGGGATTCACTCGCAGCAGACGACCATGCCGACCATTCCGCCGCCGCAGCAACCGCATCAGCCGCAGACGTCCAGCAATAACAGCGGCAGCAACAGCTCGGTGGCGCCTAGCAACAAGCAGAGTCCATCCGATTTAAATCTCTTGATCAAGGAAACAATGCCGCTGCCGCGGAAGCTCGTGCGCGGCCAGGACGTCTGGCTGGGCAAGGGTGCCGAGCAGACGCGGCAGATTTTGAAGTGCATGTGGTGCGGACAGAGCTTCCGCTCTCTGGCCGAGATGACGTCGCACATGCAGCAAACGCAACACTACACGAATATCATCTCTCAGGAACAGATAATATCTTGGAAGTCGTCCGACGAGAGCAAAGGAAGCGGCGCGACTGGCGGTGCCGGGGGTGGCGGAAGCGTCGCCGGTGGCGGAAGTAGCGCGGGGGTGCAGCCGGGCGGAGGATCCGCGCCTCACGGTGGGAACAACGGCGGTCCCGGCGCCGGTGCCACCAGCAGTCACGTCAGCGCTGTACTAACCTGCAAGGTCTGCGATCAGGCGTTTAGCTCTCTGAAGGAGCTGAGCAATCACATGGTGAAGAATTCACATTACAAAGAGCACATAATGCGATCGATCACCGAGAGCGGAGGTCGCCGGCGGCAGACGCGCGAGAAACGGAAAAAATCACTGCCCGTGAGGAAGCTGCTGGAACTGGAGCGCGCGCAAAACGAGTTCAAGAACGGCGACGCCGCCGCCGGACTGACCCACAGTCTTGGCAAGCACGCCGGTAGGATCACGTGCGAGAAATGTGGCGATAAGATCGAGACGCCGCTCTTCGTCGAGCACATACGCCAGTGCATCGGCGCGGGCACGGTGAGCGGTAGCCAGCGAAACTTTCTCAAGAACGCGCTCATGTCCAATCATTTGTCCGCGACGTTACCGCCGAGCGAAAGCGGGCGGAAGAGCGTCAACGAGGAGACATCCTCGATATCGTCGAGGCACCACCGCTCACCGTCGTCGGCCAGCGACGCGACCACACCCGGAAAGGACACTCCCACGCCGAATACCAATGACAACGCCGCACCGATAGGCACCTCGCCGTCAGTGCTGAACGCAATAGAGAAACTCATCGAGAAGAGCTTCGATTCTCGCGTGAGGCACGGCACGCCCGGCCTGCATCACGCTCAGCCCGGGGCGCCTATGGGTACGAGCATCCTCAAGCGTTTGGGCATCGACGAGAGCGTGGACTACACGAAACCTCTCGTGGATCCGCAAACGATGAATCTACTTCGATCGtatcagcagcagcagcatcaGCAGCAACATTACAACGCGAGTgccgcggcgagaagagagcGAAGCGGCAGCGAGTCCAGTTCAATATCGGAACGAGGAAGCGGCAGAACGGACACGATGACGCCGGAAAGACGCATGGACTTATCCGCCACGAGCCACGAACGACACTCGAGCTCTCTGTCTCACCATCATCGCGTCACTCCGGAGAAGCAGACCGCTCCATTGCCACCTAGTCGCCATCATCAGCCGACAGAGGAGTCCGGTGATGAGGAACCGTCCACTGTGGTGGTGAAAAAAGAGCCACGGGACGAGGAAACGGAGGAACGAGGCGCGAACGAGGaggagcagcagcagcaacaacaacaacaacagcaaTCGACGAGGGAAGTATTCGTGAAGAAAGAGGTGGTGGACGATCGGGATGAGGAGGATCAGAGTTCCTACAATCATCGACGGAGCAGCCTCCACGAAGCGCCGGAAGACGGACGGGAGGGTCTGTCACCCCGCATGAATCCACCGACGCCTCGGCCGACCAGCCAGGTGGAACAGGTGGCGCGCAGCCCGTGCAGAAACAGCACGAGCAGTCCAACGAGCAGCGACCGATCGGTGACGCCGCGCGGCACGCCCGACACCAAGGCGTCCAGCAGCCTCGGTGCGCTGTCGTCCATGTTCGACAGTTTGTCCGGCGGTGGCGGTGGAGGCAGCGGCGGCAACGTCGACTCGCAAGGGCGCAAGACGAGCAGTCATCCTCTCGCGGCGCTGCAGAAGCTGTGCGACAAAACGGAGACGCGAGGCTCGAGCGCGAGCGGCGCATCGAGATCCGGCGGCGGTTCCGCGACCACCATCGGCTCGAGCAGCGGCAGCGCTGCGGGGACAACGGGTCCGGGTCCCGGACCGACACCAGGTGCGATCTTGGCATTCAGCTGGGCTTGCAACGATGCCGTGGTGACCGCAGATTCGATAATGAAGTGTGCGTTCTGCGACACGCCCTTCATTTCAAAAGGCGCTTACAGGCACCACTTGTCGAAGATGCACTTTGTCAAGGACGGCGTTATCCCGGACCCGTTGACCATCGGCAGATCTGCCGCAGCCGCTGCGGTGGCGGCCGCCACGGCGGCGTCCCAGGGCACTTCCGGCGGGCCGAGCCGCAACTCCTCATCGCCGCCGACGTCGCAGCGCAACAAGTCGCCGCCGATTCCGCAGGCGAACGGCAGCCCGTCGCAGTCAGCGGCCTCGCCCCTCGAGGAGAGCCCGCACTCGAAATTTCTCAAGTATACGGAGCTGGCGAAGCAGCTGTCCAGCAAGTACGTATAG
- the tio gene encoding protein tiptop isoform X4, protein MSPRCPSRDSRESSGPATGSPPPPATRSSASPVSPSSIVPLPFGNHPLLPPQSAAVMAAYLQQTHQRLLLGHSPLSRGSVSPLVSSSCSPPAATPGLLVSPTSIGEISPSATPLPAVLDFSTRKVSTSAEEDEEEQILNLSKPPTPSSSTETNNGPLDLSVSSRKRPGPEDSPPPPPRKSSRLASSTNPTNLPETAAGVTSSGFGRPPVVSPWTSPVVASHFPYFAAAVAAAATSQQQLSPKSTSGVVDHHQLWNGKMKPPAALDKPYQPSEATKALEKMSELSKLGGEDLFRSSSGGGNTTGANASATTSSSRHSAWQSHWLNKGADQAKDVLKCVWCKQSFPTLAAMTTHMKEAKHCGVNMPVPPPAQGIHSQQTTMPTIPPPQQPHQPQTSSNNSGSNSSVAPSNKQSPSDLNLLIKETMPLPRKLVRGQDVWLGKGAEQTRQILKCMWCGQSFRSLAEMTSHMQQTQHYTNIISQEQIISWKSSDESKGSGATGGAGGGGSVAGGGSSAGVQPGGGSAPHGGNNGGPGAGATSSHVSAVLTCKVCDQAFSSLKELSNHMVKNSHYKEHIMRSITESGGRRRQTREKRKKSLPVRKLLELERAQNEFKNGDAAAGLTHSLGKHAGRITCEKCGDKIETPLFVEHIRQCIGAGTVSGSQRNFLKNALMSNHLSATLPPSESGRKSVNEETSSISSRHHRSPSSASDATTPGKDTPTPNTNDNAAPIGTSPSVLNAIEKLIEKSFDSRVRHGTPGLHHAQPGAPMGTSILKRLGIDESVDYTKPLVDPQTMNLLRSYQQQQHQQQHYNASAAARRERSGSESSSISERGSGRTDTMTPERRMDLSATSHERHSSSLSHHHRVTPEKQTAPLPPSRHHQPTEESGDEEPSTVVVKKEPRDEETEERGANEEEQQQQQQQQQQSTREVFVKKEVVDDRDEEDQSSYNHRRSSLHEAPEDGREGLSPRMNPPTPRPTSQVEQVARSPCRNSTSSPTSSDRSVTPRGTPDTKASSSLGALSSMFDSLSGGGGGGSGGNVDSQGRKTSSHPLAALQKLCDKTETRGSSASGASRSGGGSATTIGSSSGSAAGTTGPGPGPTPGAILAFSWACNDAVVTADSIMKCAFCDTPFISKGAYRHHLSKMHFVKDGVIPDPLTIGRSAAAAAVAAATAASQGTSGGPSRNSSSPPTSQRNKSPPIPQANGSPSQSAASPLEESPHSKFLKYTELAKQLSSKYV, encoded by the coding sequence ATGAGTCCGCGCTGTCCCTCGAGAGACTCTCGGGAATCGTCCGGTCCGGCGACCGGAAGTCCCCCACCACCCGCCACCAGGAGCAGCGCGAGCCCGGTCAGTCCAAGTAGTATCGTGCCTCTACCTTTCGGAAATCACCCCCTGCTACCGCCCCAGTCAGCAGCGGTCATGGCGGCGTACCTGCAACAGACTCATCAGCGCCTCCTCCTCGGCCACTCGCCCTTGTCGCGCGGCTCGGTGTCGCCACTGGTTTCTTCCTCGTGTTCGCCACCGGCCGCCACCCCCGGTCTTCTGGTCTCGCCCACCAGCATCGGAGAGATCTCGCCGTCGGCGACACCGCTGCCAGCCGTGTTGGATTTTAGCACGAGGAAGGTGTCCACCTCCGCCGAGGAGGACGAAGAGGAACAGATATTGAATCTCAGCAAACCGCCTACGCCGTCATCCTCGACGGAAACGAACAACGGTCCGCTGGATCTCTCGGTATCCAGCAGAAAACGACCCGGTCCGGAGGactcgccgccgccgccaccgcgcAAGTCGTCGAGACTGGCTTCCTCGACGAATCCTACGAATCTTCCGGAAACGGCGGCGGGTGTCACGTCATCCGGCTTCGGTCGACCGCCCGTCGTGTCGCCCTGGACGTCGCCGGTGGTGGCCTCGCACTTCCCGTATTTCGCcgcggcggtggcggcagcGGCTACTAGTCAGCAGCAGCTCTCGCCGAAGAGCACCAGCGGCGTGGTGGATCATCATCAGCTCTGGAACGGGAAAATGAAGCCGCCAGCGGCGCTGGACAAACCGTATCAGCCCAGCGAAGCCACGAAGGCGCTCGAGAAGATGAGCGAATTGAGCAAACTCGGCGGCGAGGATCTCTTCAGATCGTCCTCCGGCGGTGGCAATACAACCGGCGCCAACGCATCGGCGACAACGTCCAGCAGTCGTCACAGCGCCTGGCAATCTCACTGGTTGAACAAGGGCGCCGATCAAGCGAAGGACGTTCTGAAATGCGTGTGGTGCAAGCAGAGCTTCCCCACGCTGGCCGCAATGACGACGCACATGAAAGAAGCGAAGCACTGCGGCGTCAACATGCCCGTGCCGCCGCCAGCGCAGGGGATTCACTCGCAGCAGACGACCATGCCGACCATTCCGCCGCCGCAGCAACCGCATCAGCCGCAGACGTCCAGCAATAACAGCGGCAGCAACAGCTCGGTGGCGCCTAGCAACAAGCAGAGTCCATCCGATTTAAATCTCTTGATCAAGGAAACAATGCCGCTGCCGCGGAAGCTCGTGCGCGGCCAGGACGTCTGGCTGGGCAAGGGTGCCGAGCAGACGCGGCAGATTTTGAAGTGCATGTGGTGCGGACAGAGCTTCCGCTCTCTGGCCGAGATGACGTCGCACATGCAGCAAACGCAACACTACACGAATATCATCTCTCAGGAACAGATAATATCTTGGAAGTCGTCCGACGAGAGCAAAGGAAGCGGCGCGACTGGCGGTGCCGGGGGTGGCGGAAGCGTCGCCGGTGGCGGAAGTAGCGCGGGGGTGCAGCCGGGCGGAGGATCCGCGCCTCACGGTGGGAACAACGGCGGTCCCGGCGCCGGTGCCACCAGCAGTCACGTCAGCGCTGTACTAACCTGCAAGGTCTGCGATCAGGCGTTTAGCTCTCTGAAGGAGCTGAGCAATCACATGGTGAAGAATTCACATTACAAAGAGCACATAATGCGATCGATCACCGAGAGCGGAGGTCGCCGGCGGCAGACGCGCGAGAAACGGAAAAAATCACTGCCCGTGAGGAAGCTGCTGGAACTGGAGCGCGCGCAAAACGAGTTCAAGAACGGCGACGCCGCCGCCGGACTGACCCACAGTCTTGGCAAGCACGCCGGTAGGATCACGTGCGAGAAATGTGGCGATAAGATCGAGACGCCGCTCTTCGTCGAGCACATACGCCAGTGCATCGGCGCGGGCACGGTGAGCGGTAGCCAGCGAAACTTTCTCAAGAACGCGCTCATGTCCAATCATTTGTCCGCGACGTTACCGCCGAGCGAAAGCGGGCGGAAGAGCGTCAACGAGGAGACATCCTCGATATCGTCGAGGCACCACCGCTCACCGTCGTCGGCCAGCGACGCGACCACACCCGGAAAGGACACTCCCACGCCGAATACCAATGACAACGCCGCACCGATAGGCACCTCGCCGTCAGTGCTGAACGCAATAGAGAAACTCATCGAGAAGAGCTTCGATTCTCGCGTGAGGCACGGCACGCCCGGCCTGCATCACGCTCAGCCCGGGGCGCCTATGGGTACGAGCATCCTCAAGCGTTTGGGCATCGACGAGAGCGTGGACTACACGAAACCTCTCGTGGATCCGCAAACGATGAATCTACTTCGATCGtatcagcagcagcagcatcaGCAGCAACATTACAACGCGAGTgccgcggcgagaagagagcGAAGCGGCAGCGAGTCCAGTTCAATATCGGAACGAGGAAGCGGCAGAACGGACACGATGACGCCGGAAAGACGCATGGACTTATCCGCCACGAGCCACGAACGACACTCGAGCTCTCTGTCTCACCATCATCGCGTCACTCCGGAGAAGCAGACCGCTCCATTGCCACCTAGTCGCCATCATCAGCCGACAGAGGAGTCCGGTGATGAGGAACCGTCCACTGTGGTGGTGAAAAAAGAGCCACGGGACGAGGAAACGGAGGAACGAGGCGCGAACGAGGaggagcagcagcagcaacaacaacaacaacagcaaTCGACGAGGGAAGTATTCGTGAAGAAAGAGGTGGTGGACGATCGGGATGAGGAGGATCAGAGTTCCTACAATCATCGACGGAGCAGCCTCCACGAAGCGCCGGAAGACGGACGGGAGGGTCTGTCACCCCGCATGAATCCACCGACGCCTCGGCCGACCAGCCAGGTGGAACAGGTGGCGCGCAGCCCGTGCAGAAACAGCACGAGCAGTCCAACGAGCAGCGACCGATCGGTGACGCCGCGCGGCACGCCCGACACCAAGGCGTCCAGCAGCCTCGGTGCGCTGTCGTCCATGTTCGACAGTTTGTCCGGCGGTGGCGGTGGAGGCAGCGGCGGCAACGTCGACTCGCAAGGGCGCAAGACGAGCAGTCATCCTCTCGCGGCGCTGCAGAAGCTGTGCGACAAAACGGAGACGCGAGGCTCGAGCGCGAGCGGCGCATCGAGATCCGGCGGCGGTTCCGCGACCACCATCGGCTCGAGCAGCGGCAGCGCTGCGGGGACAACGGGTCCGGGTCCCGGACCGACACCAGGTGCGATCTTGGCATTCAGCTGGGCTTGCAACGATGCCGTGGTGACCGCAGATTCGATAATGAAGTGTGCGTTCTGCGACACGCCCTTCATTTCAAAAGGCGCTTACAGGCACCACTTGTCGAAGATGCACTTTGTCAAGGACGGCGTTATCCCGGACCCGTTGACCATCGGCAGATCTGCCGCAGCCGCTGCGGTGGCGGCCGCCACGGCGGCGTCCCAGGGCACTTCCGGCGGGCCGAGCCGCAACTCCTCATCGCCGCCGACGTCGCAGCGCAACAAGTCGCCGCCGATTCCGCAGGCGAACGGCAGCCCGTCGCAGTCAGCGGCCTCGCCCCTCGAGGAGAGCCCGCACTCGAAATTTCTCAAGTATACGGAGCTGGCGAAGCAGCTGTCCAGCAAGTACGTATAG